The proteins below are encoded in one region of Oncorhynchus tshawytscha isolate Ot180627B linkage group LG04, Otsh_v2.0, whole genome shotgun sequence:
- the LOC112249186 gene encoding retinal dehydrogenase 2-like codes for MTSSKIELPGEVKTDADAAALMASLQLMPSPVPNADIKYTKIFINNEWQDSVSGKTFPVYNPASGEQICEVQEAEKADVDKAVQAARLAFTLGSVWRRMDASERGRLLAKLADLVERDSAYLATIESMDSGKPFLPTLFVDLQGTIKTLRYYAGYADKIHGTSIPMDGDYLSFTRHEPIGVCGQIIPWNFPLMMTAWKLGPALACGNTVVLKPAEQTPLTCLYIGSLVKEAGFPPGVVNILPGFGPTAGAAIASHMGIDKVAFTGSTEVGKLIQEAAGKSNLKRVTLELGGKNPNIIFADADLDLAVEQAHQGVFFNAGQCCTAGSRIFVEEPIYEEFVRRSVERAKRRTVGSPFDPTTEQGPQISQEQQSRVLEFIQSGISEGARLECGGKALGLKGFFIEPTVFSNVKDDMRIAKEEIFGPVQQIMKFKTIDEVIERANNTEYGLVAAVFTSDITKAMTISTAMQAGTVWINCFNALSMQCPFGGYKMSGNGRELGDCGLKEYSEVKTITIKISAKNS; via the exons ATGACATCCAGTAAAATCGAACTCCCTGGTGAAGTGAAGACCGACGCCGATGCCGCTGCGCTCATGGCATCTCTCCAGCTGATGCCCTCGCCGGTGCCCAACGCGGATATCAAGTACACTAAG ATTTTCATCAACAATGAGTGGCAAGACTCTGTGAGTGGAAAGACCTTCCCAGTCTACAACCCTGCCAGCGGAGAGCAGATCTGTGAGGTCCAAGAAGCAGAGAAG GCTGATGTGGACAAGGCGGTGCAGGCGGCCCGGCTGGCCTTCACCCTTGGTTCAGTGTGGCGGAGGATGGATGCGTCAGAAAGGGGTAGACTGCTGGCTAAACTGGCTGACCTGGTGGAGAGGGACAGTGCCTATCTAGCA ACTATAGAATCCATGGACAGTGGGAAGCCTTTCCTGCCCACCCTGTTTGTGGACCTCCAGGGAACCATAAAGACGCTCAGATACTATGCTGGATACGCAGACAAGATCCATGGAACATCCATTCCAATGG ATGGAGACTATCTTTCATTCACTAGACACGAGCCCATAGGAGTGTGTGGACAGATCATCCCT TGGAACTTCCCACTGATGATGACTGCGTGGAAGCTAGGTCCAGCGCTAGCCTGTGGGAACACGGTGGTCCTGAAGCCTGCTGAGCAGACCCCCCTCACCTGCCTGTACATCGGATCTCTGGTCAaagag GCCGGGTTTCCACCGGGAGTCGTCAATATTTTGCCAGGATTCGGGCCAACGGCAGGAGCTGCGATAGCTTCGCACATGGGCATAGACAAAGTGGCTTTCACAGGATCAACTGAG GTCGGCAAGCTGATCCAAGAAGCAGCTGGGAAGAGTAATTTGAAGAGAGTAACGCTGGAGTTAGGAGGAAAGAATCCCAACATTATTTTTGCAGATGCTGATT tgGATCTAGCTGTGGAGCAGGCCCACCAGGGAGTGTTCTTCAATGCAGGCCAGTGCTGCACTGCAGGCTCTCGTATCTTCGTGGAAGAGCCCATCTATGAGGAGTTTGTGCGCAGGAGTGTGGAGAGGGCCAAGAGGAGGACAGTAGGAAGCCCCTTCGATCCCACCACGGAGCAGGGTCCACAG ATCAGCCAGGAGCAGCAGAGCCGCGTGCTGGAGTTTATTCAAAGTGGCATCAGTGAGGGAGCCAGGCTGGAATGTGGAGGCAAAGCCCTGGGCCTGAAAGGATTCTTCATCGAGCCCACTGTCTTCTCCAATGTCAAAGATGACATGCGCATCGCAAAAGAGGAG ATCTTTGGACCAGTTCAGCAGATCATGAAGTTCAAGACTATTGATGAGGTGATTGAAAGGGCCAACAACACAGAGTACGGCCTGGTGGCAGCTGTGTTCACCAGCGATATCACCAAAGCCATGACCATCTCCACAGCCATGCAGGCTGGCACCGTCTG GATAAACTGTTTCAATGCCCTGAGCATGCAGTGTCCATTTGGAGGATATAAAATGTCTGGCAACGGGCGTGAATT gGGGGATTGTGGCCTGAAGGAATACTCAGAGGTGAAGACCATCACCATAAAGATCTCAGCCAAGAACTCCTAA